ATTTGTAATGGCCGTCTACCTTTTCATTGGATACCGTAAACCAGGTTGTAAAATCGAAATCTTCCGGATACGCGTAATGCTTGCCCGTAGCCGGGTTGATCTGTGCGGTAAAGGAATCAATAACCTGCTGCTTCGCTGCATCAAGCGCTAAGCCATTGTCATTCACCTTGTCGTACACTTTTGCCCAGAACTCGTAAGCTCCGATCTCCGGATATTTCTCATAGCGGTCAAAATAAATCGAGTCGTCGCCGACATGGTTAAACACGCCGTCAACAATGAGCATAATCCCCATCTGATGAGCTTTTTTCGCAAATTCGGTGAAAACGCGGTCGGAAGCCACCCTCGTCGCTTCGTAATCCAGCCCGGAGCTTGGATCGCCGGGCGTATTGTAAACCGGCTCGCCAAACATCGGATCCAGATGCTCGTAGTCGGTTGCATCGTACTTATGGTTTGAGCCTGCCCAGGCAACCGGGTTGAAGTAGATGACGTTTACGCCAATGGATTTCAGGTACTCCAGCTTCTGCGAAGCTCCTTGGATATCGCCGCCGTAGAACTCGTTGGTCCATACGCCGTCCGATTTGGCATCCGGGAAGTAAGGTTTCTGCTCCGGCGAGATCCGGTCCGGGTTTTCCGGCATGGTCGACCATGTTCCGTCCACCTGATCCGGCGTTGGATCATTGGCCACTCCGCCGTCAAAATATTGCAGTTCATAGCCGCCCTTCGAAGTCACGCCGGCCGTTGTACCATCCCCATCTGCAGGCCCGCGGTAGCCGTCTTCCGTCTTCGCCCGGTTATTGTCCTTGTTGCCGTCATAGAAGCGGTCGGGGAAGATCTGATAGACAACGGCATTTTTCATCCAATCCGGCGTCGTAAAATCTTTATCGTAAACGGTCAGATCGTAAGGCAGCACGCCTTCGTCCGCCGTTGTACCGGTACCGCCGCGCGAACCGTCGTCGCCGTATTCCACCTTTGCCGTTCCGTCGATCAGAATAAACTTGTAACCCCATACCCCGATGCCCTGGAACGTCGAGCCCGGGATCGTCACTTCCCAATAATCCTTGTCGTCAAAGGAAGTCGCTTTGTGCATATCAAACGCGGAAGCGAGACCTTCCGGATTGCTCAGCTCCACGCGTACGACCTGCGCGTCGCCCGCTTCCGTCGCAATGCGGAGCGTTACATCCTCGGTGCCTTCTTTTATCGCGCCAAACGGCTTCTTGTAAGTAACCGACCGGGAATCAAACAGCAGCTTGTCGCGCTTGATCATCCCGTCAAACTGGCTGTCCGCCGGCTTGTAATTCGTCACGAGCGTCCGTTCTGCAGGCACGGTGCTAAACGTGATATCGGCCGGATCCAGTGTCGTCAAAATAAAATTGTCGTTGCCCGATCCGTAATTATTAGCCGACCAGTTGTCGCCCTGAACAACCTTCATCTCATAACGGCCTGCAGGCACCGTACGCTGCAGCTTATACACCGAGCCGTCGAAATTGTAATCGACAAAAAGCTGCTTCGCTTGATCAGGCGCCCAGGTCGACTCGCCATAGACAGCTTGAATATCGCCAACAAGCCTCGGCCATTCCGCCGCGCCAAGAACCGGCGCGTATTGCGGAATGCCGCTTGCTCCCGGCACGCTGATCCGTACCTTCGCAAGCTCGTCATTGACATAGATATTCACCTTCGATTGAGCCGCCAGGTCAAAAGCAAAGTTATTCCCGTTATCCGAATAACCGTCCCATGTTCCTTGACGGACCAGCTTGAACTCGTAATGGCCCGGGTCCAGTACAGTCGAATAAGCGTAGAACTCGCCGACCAAATGACTCATGAGCGTATCCGCCGAAGCGTTATTCCACCCTTGGAAGGATCCCGCAACCACCCATTTGGCACTGCCTCCCGGCTGGTTTGCGAACACATCCGCTGTCGGAGCATTTGCCGGCGGCTGCCCAACAAGGATTTTGCTGTTCCCGTTCGACGTTTCCGAATTCGTAGGATCCTGGAACCAAATGCTTGGCAGCCCGTCAGCCGCAGAAATAAATTTATACGTATAAGTCCCGTCCGCCAGCGATTCAGCCGCAAACGTGTAATTTCCCTCATGAAGCGCCATCTCGTGCTGATCGGCAAAAGCATTCGTATCAAAGCTTCCCGCCACCTTGAAATGCGGCGTATAGCTCAGATGAATCTTGCTGTTCTCATCCGAAGTCACGCTCAGATTCGGATCATCCAGCCAGTTGCCGTTCACCAGAAACTTGTAGCCGTAAGCCTTGTTAGGCGCATCACCCGTTACCTCTGCCGTGTAAGTACCGTCCCCGTCCTCATCGGCCAGCGTTACGGCCGGATCGCCCCAACTGTTGAAATCGCCTTTGGCCGTAATGCTGACCGACGATTTCGGCAGAACAAAATGAATCGTGCCAGCCTCCGCATAGGTTCCGCTGACAGCGCTTGCTTGAACCTGCTTGGGCATCAGCCCCACCACCTGAATAACCATCATGATCGCCAGCAGCAGCGACCATACTCTTGTCTGATTTCTGTTCCTTACATGCTTCATCATATGCGCGTAATCCTCCCTAGTACATTCAAATTGGGCAAACGATTGCACAACAAGACGTAAAAAGCTCCTTTCCGCTGATAAAAAAAGCTATCCCTTGGTTAGAAGAGATAGCGGGGTTGTTCCGGCTTTTTCAGTAAAAACCGGAAGGCATTGCCCTTAAATTAGGCATTTATCAGCTTAAGTTCATTACCCTCATCCTATTATGAAAACGCTTTACAGTCAACGATAGGTTAGAAGAAATTTACTATTCGACAGAATCGGTAAAATTCTGAGCAACCGTTTGCGCATTTGGGGCTATTGAAAAGATGGGATATAGGCGGTACGGGCAGTGTCGGCTGCCCGACATTCTACGCCTTCACCGCGTCATATGCGATCAGCCAGCAATCCCGGTATTGCCCCTCATGCCACTCACGCTTCTCCAGCAGTTTCACCTTCTTAAAGCAGCACTTCTCATACACTCTTAGCGCTCTTGCATTCCAGGTCTGCGGGTCCATGACGATCTTCCGCGCTCCCCGCTCCTTGACCACATATTGTACCGTTTCCCTGATCAGTTCAGACCCAATTCCCCTGTTCCAATAATCAGGCTCGCCAATAAACTGATCCATCCCATAGATGCTGCCCGCTTCATCCCAGAGTCCGTAAAACTCCCTTTCCTCTTCTTCAATTTCATAGAATTGAAGATACCCGATGTCGACGCCGTTATATTGAATAATACAAGGTACGATCTCTTCCCTGTCCTCGTAAAAATGCTTCTGAACCATTGCCGCGTCATACGGCCTATCCCGGCCCTCGTAATACTCCAGCACAGCCGGATCGCTCAGCCACCGGATCAACAGCCCCGCATCCTCCGGTTCAAGCATGCGGAGACCGCTCTCTTTCCCTTGGTAAAGAATCATCGTTTCACCTCGTTATTTGATTAGATGCTGCCTATACGTCAGCGGAGCCACGCCCATGATCTGGCGAAAAATTTTACTGAAATACGAGGGATTCGCAATCCCCACCCGGTAGCCGATTTCCGATAGCGGCAAGGTCGTCTTGCGAAGCAGCGAACAGGCATGCCGGATCCGCGTCGCTTGGGTATAAGCCACAATCGTCGTGCCGGTGGATTCCTTGAACAGATGCGCCACATGGTAAGGCGACAAGTGAAGCTCGCCAGCCAGGTCCTCCAGCCGGAACGGATCCATATAATGCTTCTCAATCCACCCGATAATCTCTTCTACATGAAGATTATGCTTTTTCAGATACGCCGATTCGCCGTCCGGGCTTTGCTTTAGCTGATGCACAAGGCTGAGCAGGAAAACGCCCATATTTTCCTCGAAATCCGCCTCCCTCTTGCCGCCCATCGTTATGCTGAACTGCCTGAGCAAAGCAACAAACGGTTCGTTCTCCGGCATTGCGTTCACCGGATGCACATTCGCCTGCTGCAGCATTAAGCGCTGGAAGAAGCTTTTCAGACTCGGAAAATCATTCAAATACCCATGCAGCACAGCCGGTTCGAACAGCAGCACGCTACGGATAAAAGGCTCCGCCTCCGTTACTTGAATCTGAATCCGGTGCATCTGGAATGGCGGAAACACCAACAGCGTATTGGGCTCAATCGAATACGATTTCCCGTCGATAATGAGCAGTCCCCGGCCCTCATGCACGTACGTAAGCTCCATTTGGGAATGGGCATGAAACACCTCGCGGAAATAGTCCCTCGACGTTCTGCGGTACTCGTATTCGAACCATTTTTTTGCCTGAACCATCCGTTTTTCCGCCCTTTCAAGATAACCGCAAGATATAAACATTTTACCGCAAAATCGAGCGACAAAGGATGTCTTTTTCCATATATTCTAGAAGCAATTCCACTAAAGGAGATGTTTCTGGCTTGAATAAATCAGATGGCATGAATTATGCGCCGCAAGGCAAACCCAATCCGGTCGTAATGCCAGGGGAGTTCCAATTTGCGGCGATCGCGCTGGACCACGGGCATGTCTACGGCATGTGCAACGGATTGATCGAAGCAGGCGGCGAGCTTGTGTACGTGTACGATCCGGATCCGGAAAAGGCTGCCCGGTTCGTTAAGGCCTACCCTCAAGTTAAGGTTGCTGCTTCGGAGGAAGAGATTTTCGCCGATTCCCGTATTCAGCTGGTTGCTTCCGCGGCTATTACGTCGGAACGCTGCGCGCTTGGCCTTCGGGTGATGCAGGCGGGCAAGGACTACTTTACGGACAAAGCCCCGCTCACAACGCTAGAGCAGTTAGAAGAGGCCAAGCGGGTTTCCGCCGAGACCGGACGCAAGTACATGGTTTATTACGGCGAAAGACTTCATAACGAAGGGGCCTTATTCGCTGGCCAACTAATCGAGCAAGGAGCGATCGGACGGGTTGTGCAGGTTATGGGCTGGGGACCGCATCGGACGAATGCGAAATCCAGACCGGAATGGTTCTTCGAACGGGAGAAATACGGCGGCATTATTTGCGATATCGGCAGCCATCAAATCGAACAGTTCCTGTCGTATACGGGAGCCAAGGACGCGCAGGTCGTACAGTCCCGAATCGCCAACTACCATCATAAGGACTATCCGGAGCTTGAAGATTACGGCGACGTGATGCTGACGGGCGATAACGGTGCAGCGGCGTATTTCCGGGTGGACTGGCTGACGCCTGACGGGCTAAGCACTTGGGGCGACGGCCGGACGCTTATTCTTGGCACGGACGGTTATATCGAAGTCCGCAAATATGTGGATCTTGCCAAGAGTCCCGAAGGCGATCAGGTATATATGGCTAACGGCGAAGGCGAGTTTCATTTTTCGGTAAGAGGCCAAGTCGGCTATCCGTTCTTCGGCCAGCTTATTCTCGATTGCATCCACCGTACGGAAAATGCCATGACTCAAGAGCATGCTTTCAAGGTTGCCGAGCTTAGCGTATTAGCCCAAAATCTTGCGGTTCGCATGGAATAGGAGAGATGAAGATGCTGAAAATCGCCATTATTGGATCCGGGGCTATCAGTAGAGCCCATATCGACGCCTATCAGAAATTTTCGGAAAGATGCCGGATTGTTGCGGTTACGGATATTTACATAGACAAAGCCGAGAGCCGTATTAACCAGTGCGGGCTTACGGAGGCGAGGGCGTACAGCGATTACAAGGAACTGCTGGGGCAGGATATCGATCTGGTCTCCGTCTGCACTCCGCCATACACGCATGCCGAGATCGGTGTTGAATTCCTGAAGGCAGGCAAGCATGTTCTGATTGAAAAGCCGATGGCGTCCTCGCTCGAAGAATGTGACGCGATGAACCGGGCGGCTGAGGAAAGCGGCAAGCTGCTGTCGGTTGTAGCCCAGAACCGGTTCCGTACGCCAATGATGAAGCTGAAGTCCGTGCTGGACAGCGGGCTGATTGGCCCGGTTGTCCACTCGCAGATCGATTCCTTCTGGTGGCGCGGCCACAGCTACTATGACCTGTGGTGGCGCGGCACGTGGGAGAAGGAGGGCGGCGGCTGTACGCTGAATCATGCCGTCCATCATATCGACGCGCTGCTCTGGATGATGGGCCGGCCAACCGAGCTGCAGGCGTTCATGAGCAATACGTCGCATGATAATGCGGAAGTCGAGGACCTGTCGATTGCGATGCTGAAGTTCGTCGGAGGCGGCCTTGGCCAAATTACGAGCTCCGTGGTTCATCACGGCGAGGAGCAGCAGCTTATTTTCCAAGGCAAACAGGCACGGATCTCCGCGCCATGGAAGCTTGTTACTTCCAGCTCCATGGATAACGGCTTCCCGACTCCGAATACGGCTCTCTCCGCGGAAATTCAGGCCTATTACGACAACCTGCCTGAGGTTGCCTACGAAGGGCATCTCGGACAGATCGATAATGTGTTGTCCGCGATTGAGGGCGGGGAATCGTTACTGATCGATGGACATAGCGGCCGCGCGACGCTGGAGCTGATTCTTGGCATCTACAAATCCGCCAGCACCGGGGAAAAAGTTACTTTCCCACTAACAGCCGATGATCCGTTCTATACGCGTCAAGGCATCCAGGACAACGTCCCTCATTTCTACGAAAAAGGCGCCTCCGTCGAGAATTTCCAGGACCGCGCGATTACGACGGGCAGCAATTTGAGAGGTTAGCAGATGGCGTGGAGGAATAAGACCCTGTTAGGGTCTTATTTCATTTGCTGGGGAATTTTGCAGGCTGTCTGCTACTTGTTCCTGGTGATTAGGGTCCCTCAGGGACCCTAAGCTGACCTAAGCCAACTAATTTTACTGTCTTAAGGTCCTTCATGGACCTTAAGGTTCCGTGATCGCTCTGTTTGAACAATATTTGCTGCTTGTTCTGGGTGGTTAAGGTCCATCAGGGGCCTTAACACGACCTTTGCCAACTAATTTTACTGCCTTAAGGTCCCTTAGGGACCTTAAGCTTCCGCGAACGCTCCGTTTGATCGATGTCTGTTACTTTTTCCGGGCGATTAAGGTCCCTTAGGGACCTTAATCCGTCCTGCGCAGGCTAATTTTATTGCCTTAAGGTCCCTTAGGGACCTTAAGCTTCTGCGAGC
This region of Paenibacillus sp. JDR-2 genomic DNA includes:
- a CDS encoding GNAT family N-acetyltransferase → MILYQGKESGLRMLEPEDAGLLIRWLSDPAVLEYYEGRDRPYDAAMVQKHFYEDREEIVPCIIQYNGVDIGYLQFYEIEEEEREFYGLWDEAGSIYGMDQFIGEPDYWNRGIGSELIRETVQYVVKERGARKIVMDPQTWNARALRVYEKCCFKKVKLLEKREWHEGQYRDCWLIAYDAVKA
- a CDS encoding AraC family transcriptional regulator, translated to MVQAKKWFEYEYRRTSRDYFREVFHAHSQMELTYVHEGRGLLIIDGKSYSIEPNTLLVFPPFQMHRIQIQVTEAEPFIRSVLLFEPAVLHGYLNDFPSLKSFFQRLMLQQANVHPVNAMPENEPFVALLRQFSITMGGKREADFEENMGVFLLSLVHQLKQSPDGESAYLKKHNLHVEEIIGWIEKHYMDPFRLEDLAGELHLSPYHVAHLFKESTGTTIVAYTQATRIRHACSLLRKTTLPLSEIGYRVGIANPSYFSKIFRQIMGVAPLTYRQHLIK
- a CDS encoding Gfo/Idh/MocA family protein, translated to MNKSDGMNYAPQGKPNPVVMPGEFQFAAIALDHGHVYGMCNGLIEAGGELVYVYDPDPEKAARFVKAYPQVKVAASEEEIFADSRIQLVASAAITSERCALGLRVMQAGKDYFTDKAPLTTLEQLEEAKRVSAETGRKYMVYYGERLHNEGALFAGQLIEQGAIGRVVQVMGWGPHRTNAKSRPEWFFEREKYGGIICDIGSHQIEQFLSYTGAKDAQVVQSRIANYHHKDYPELEDYGDVMLTGDNGAAAYFRVDWLTPDGLSTWGDGRTLILGTDGYIEVRKYVDLAKSPEGDQVYMANGEGEFHFSVRGQVGYPFFGQLILDCIHRTENAMTQEHAFKVAELSVLAQNLAVRME
- a CDS encoding Gfo/Idh/MocA family protein, with translation MLKIAIIGSGAISRAHIDAYQKFSERCRIVAVTDIYIDKAESRINQCGLTEARAYSDYKELLGQDIDLVSVCTPPYTHAEIGVEFLKAGKHVLIEKPMASSLEECDAMNRAAEESGKLLSVVAQNRFRTPMMKLKSVLDSGLIGPVVHSQIDSFWWRGHSYYDLWWRGTWEKEGGGCTLNHAVHHIDALLWMMGRPTELQAFMSNTSHDNAEVEDLSIAMLKFVGGGLGQITSSVVHHGEEQQLIFQGKQARISAPWKLVTSSSMDNGFPTPNTALSAEIQAYYDNLPEVAYEGHLGQIDNVLSAIEGGESLLIDGHSGRATLELILGIYKSASTGEKVTFPLTADDPFYTRQGIQDNVPHFYEKGASVENFQDRAITTGSNLRG